From the genome of Anas acuta chromosome 29, bAnaAcu1.1, whole genome shotgun sequence:
CCCGGGGGGGGCAAGAGGGGAGCTTTTGGGGCAGGCCCGGCCCGAGGCTCACCTGCAGCAGGACCCCGCTGTGGGCGTCCACGTTGGGCCAGGGGTTCTTGgccttgccctgctccagcagcacgtTGGGGACGATCTTATAGAGCTGGGCCACCAGCTTGAACATGGGGTCCTTGGGCAGGTGCTTGAGGGCGAACTCCCGCTGGCAGGTGTAGCGGGGATCCGTCTTGCGCAGCACGGCGTGGCCGTAGCCCGGCACCACCTGCAAGGAGGGGGTCAgagcccggcacggccccggcccctcgcCCCTCGCCCCCGCCGGGCCGCACTCACCCTGCCCGAGTTGAGCGTGTTCCAGATGAAATCCCGCAGCTTCTCGTCCGACACCTCCTggcccagctccttctgcaggtCGGTGAGCcacagcagcacctcctgcGGGCACGGACAGCGGTCAGGGGGTGACAACGGtgggacagacggacggacagacagacagacgcaGACGGAGCTGCCTACCTGGTTGGCGAGGCCGTGCAGGGGCCCGGCCAGCCCGTTCATGGCGGCGGCGAAGGCGAGGTACGGGTCCGAGAGCGCGCTGCCCACCAGGTGGCTGGTGTGGGCGCTCACATTTCCCCCTTCGTGGTCGCTGCAGGGGGCGAGGGGCTGCATTAGGTCTCCCACGCCCCCCATCGAGGGTCCCCACAGCCAGAGGAAAGCCCCCCGCagcattttttggggggggggggggggggcaacaaCCCCTCCCCACCAcgctcccagcccagcacggCCCTGCCCCAGGGCTCTGCACCACGCACCCGGTGCCACCCTGGAGCAGCCCGGGCACATCCCAGGACCTTGCCCCATCCCTTGCCCCAGGGCAGGGCCAAGTCCCCGcctgctcccttcccctgccgCTCCCCGGTACCTGTGGATGGTGAGGTAGAGCCGCATCAGCTCGATGAACTGGGGGTCGGTGTAACCCAGCATGTTGGTGAAGTTGTGGGACCAGTCCAGGTTGGGGTCGATGGCCCCGATGCTGCTGCCCTCGCGGTACAGGTTGCGGTAAATCTTCGCGGCGACGCAAGGCAGCTTGGCGATCAGGTCCATGGCGTCCTCGTAGACAAACTGGGACAGACGGCGGTGAGATGGAGCTGGGGGACCGTGagcccccgcccccagccccgcaccgaGGcacccggcccccccccccgtacctCCCAGTACTTGACCCGGTTGATGCCCTCAGCGTAGGCGCGGGCGAATTTGCTCTCGCTGTTGAGGGCGGTGATGGCGGCGCTGAGCTGGGACATGGGGTGCAGGTTGGTGGGGAAATTGTCCAGCATGGTCACCACGTGGGAGGGCAGCGCGGCACGCTTGGCCCACTCGCGGGACACCCAGTTCACCTGCGGGGAAACGGGGCTGAGCCtgcgggctgggggggctgccagcccaccccccccctccccgggacCCCAGCACGTTACCTGCTCCTGGGTGGGCACCTCTCCCGTCACCAGCAACCAGAAGAGCCCCTCGGGCAGCGGCTCCTCGCCCCCTGCTGCTTTGGGCAGCAGCTTCTGGCACTCGGGGATGCTGTACCCGCGGAAACGGATGCCCTGAAAGAGCCCAGAGCAAGCGTCGGCCGCTGCAGCAACACCCACGCGAGGCGGACACCTGAGCAGGGCAGAACCCTACCTCATCGGGATCCAGCACCGAGGTCTCGTAGATCAGCCCCTTCATGCCCCTCATCCCGCCGTACACCTGGGGAAGGGCGGAGGGAGGGGGTTACCCCGGTGGCGCAGCCCCCCTGCGGCAGGacgcggccccccccccgctcaCCATGTCCACCGTGATCTGCCCAATGGCCGTGCTgccgtgctgctgcctgaaGTTCTTGATTTTCGCTTGCTCC
Proteins encoded in this window:
- the CS gene encoding citrate synthase, mitochondrial; protein product: MTLLAAGSRAAARLRGPKNAPCVLFAARHASAATNLKDVLANMIPKEQAKIKNFRQQHGSTAIGQITVDMVYGGMRGMKGLIYETSVLDPDEGIRFRGYSIPECQKLLPKAAGGEEPLPEGLFWLLVTGEVPTQEQVNWVSREWAKRAALPSHVVTMLDNFPTNLHPMSQLSAAITALNSESKFARAYAEGINRVKYWEFVYEDAMDLIAKLPCVAAKIYRNLYREGSSIGAIDPNLDWSHNFTNMLGYTDPQFIELMRLYLTIHSDHEGGNVSAHTSHLVGSALSDPYLAFAAAMNGLAGPLHGLANQEVLLWLTDLQKELGQEVSDEKLRDFIWNTLNSGRVVPGYGHAVLRKTDPRYTCQREFALKHLPKDPMFKLVAQLYKIVPNVLLEQGKAKNPWPNVDAHSGVLLQYYGMKEMKYYTVLFGVSRALGVLSQLIWSRALGFPLERPKSMSTKGLMQLVGYKSG